The genome window GCCTCTCCTCCTCGCCGGCGGCATGGAGCGAAAGCGCGGGGGGCTGGTAGAGCGGGGCAACGAGCGTGGCGCCGCCGAGGACCACCGGTCCGTAGACGACGGATGCAAGGATTGCGTAGAGGACGAGGGCCTTCAGCGCCGCGCCCGCGGCGGAGCGCCGCTGCTGCCGTCGGTAAGTTCCTGCCGTGGCGGCCATGGGGACAACCCGTCAGGGCATCCAGAGGTACATGAACTTCACACCGAGATGAGCGGTCAGCGCGCGGGCGTCGATGTTGATGAGATTCACCGTCGTGGGCCCGGCGGCGGGGACGCCGGAATATATGTTGGCCCTGTAGGCGCCGGGCCGCGTGTATGTGACGAGCAGCGCCTGCTCAATGCCCGCCCGCTTCTTTGCAATCTCCACGGCCCGCTCGAGATATCCTATCTCGTCGATGAGGCCGTGTTCGAGGGCCTGGCCGGCCGTATAGATGCGGCCGTCGGCGAGCTTCCTTATCGTCTCCCTGTCGAGTTCCGGTCTGCCGCGGTCCACCACCTCTATGAAACGCTCGTAGAGGGAGTCGATTATGCCCTGGAGGACGCGGCGGTCCTCGTCGGTCATGGGCCTGAGCGGCGAGCCCAGGTCCTTCATGCCGCCCGACTTTATGGTCTCGTCGGTGATGCCCACCTTGCCGAGGAGGCCGGAGGCGTTGACCATGTAGGCGACGACGCCGATGCTGCCGGTGACGGTCGTGGGATGGGCCACCACGGCGTCGGCCGCAACGGCCACGTAGTAGCCGCCCGAGGCGGCCACGTCCATAAGCTGCGCAACGACCGGCACCTTGCGCTCCCGCTTGAAGCGCCGGATCTCGTGGTTTATTATGTCGCAGGTCGTGACCACGCCGCCGGGACTGTTGATCCTCAGCACCACGGCCTTCACGTCGGCGTCGGCCGCGGCCTTGTCGAGCTCCTCGCGGATGCGCGCCGTGAGCGGCGGCTTCTCCTT of Deltaproteobacteria bacterium contains these proteins:
- the sppA gene encoding signal peptide peptidase SppA: MKGLKRRSLFAAVLAALILAGGCVTIPVPTVEPLTEQVVGGGGRHKVLIIDISGAISDEREALDVLGLKEKPPLTARIREELDKAAADADVKAVVLRINSPGGVVTTCDIINHEIRRFKRERKVPVVAQLMDVAASGGYYVAVAADAVVAHPTTVTGSIGVVAYMVNASGLLGKVGITDETIKSGGMKDLGSPLRPMTDEDRRVLQGIIDSLYERFIEVVDRGRPELDRETIRKLADGRIYTAGQALEHGLIDEIGYLERAVEIAKKRAGIEQALLVTYTRPGAYRANIYSGVPAAGPTTVNLINIDARALTAHLGVKFMYLWMP